One genomic segment of Pandoraea sputorum includes these proteins:
- a CDS encoding porin codes for MKVKHALAAGLLLGAGLAHAQSNVTLYGIVDTGIAYYNNAANGGSFVGEPTLTGKVPSRFGFKGVEDLGGGLKAVFTLENGFQPGTGGLNYGGRLFGRQANVGLSSSWGTVLIGRQNNMTFYVTGNADVIGPSIFSLASIDPYIANARSDSAIGYMGKFSGVTVGATYSFGRDASSAGGPSATNCAGNVAGNYQACKQFTGLLGYDYENFGISASYDQMRGNTGAAAPLTSSQYTDSHSVINAYYKWSTGRVGGGWIHRNVSADAASLRSDIYFIGFTYLPTITWAFDAQAIRYQLKSRANATMLIGRATYSLSKRTSLYGMAGWVANSQNGAVAIAAGGSVVTGGNQFGTMLGIQHTF; via the coding sequence GTGAAAGTGAAACACGCATTGGCCGCAGGCCTGCTGCTGGGTGCAGGCCTGGCGCACGCGCAAAGCAACGTGACGCTGTACGGGATCGTCGATACCGGCATCGCCTACTACAACAATGCTGCCAATGGCGGCAGCTTCGTCGGCGAACCGACCCTCACGGGCAAGGTGCCGTCGCGCTTCGGTTTCAAGGGTGTCGAAGACCTGGGCGGCGGTCTCAAGGCCGTCTTCACGTTGGAAAACGGCTTTCAGCCGGGCACCGGCGGTCTGAACTATGGCGGACGTCTGTTCGGCCGTCAGGCCAACGTAGGTCTGTCGAGTTCGTGGGGCACGGTGCTCATCGGCCGTCAGAACAATATGACGTTCTATGTGACGGGCAATGCGGACGTGATCGGACCGTCGATCTTCTCGCTCGCCAGTATCGACCCGTACATCGCTAACGCGCGTAGCGACAGCGCCATCGGGTATATGGGCAAGTTCTCCGGCGTGACTGTCGGCGCCACGTACAGCTTCGGGCGCGATGCATCGTCCGCAGGCGGACCGTCGGCCACGAACTGCGCGGGCAACGTCGCGGGCAACTATCAGGCCTGTAAGCAATTCACGGGCTTGCTCGGTTACGACTACGAGAACTTCGGCATTTCGGCGTCGTACGACCAGATGCGCGGCAACACCGGCGCCGCCGCACCGCTGACCAGCTCGCAGTACACCGATTCGCACTCGGTCATCAATGCGTACTACAAGTGGTCGACGGGTCGCGTGGGTGGTGGCTGGATTCACCGCAACGTGAGCGCCGACGCCGCATCGCTGCGCTCGGACATCTACTTCATCGGCTTCACTTATTTGCCGACGATCACCTGGGCGTTCGACGCACAGGCCATTCGTTACCAGTTGAAGAGCCGCGCCAACGCCACGATGCTCATCGGCCGGGCCACGTACTCGCTCTCGAAGCGCACGTCGCTGTATGGCATGGCGGGCTGGGTGGCGAACAGCCAGAACGGTGCAGTGGCGATTGCCGCTGGCGGTTCGGTGGTCACCGGTGGCAACCAGTTCGGTACGATGCTGGGCATTCAGCACACGTTCTAA
- a CDS encoding MFS transporter, translating into MTQPIAPVAPLAEGLCASARRIAVPSILLGTFLGNLDASIANVALPTIARDLVADPASTVWVVNAYQLIFAMAVLPLAALGEKLGYRRVFLFGVAGFTLASLGCALAPSLSWLVAARVVQGLCGACMSTIVPALLRMVFPPHMGGRAISLLALTVALSTAAGPSVAAVILTLGDWRWLFAINLPIGLVALGASYRFLPRTPGAERRIDVPGALLNAATLALIIIGLGHVGEAGHHGAAALQIALGLAVAVVLVRHQRSRQAPLLPLDLMRVPVLALSSLTSVACYMAQTLAYVGMPFLLQHTFSRSEATTGLLITPWPLVIVFIAPLAGRLSDRFDSARMSALGLGVFAVGLASLAWLPTDASDWGIAWRMVICGVGFGFFQTPNNRIIMMGAPRERSGAASGLMTIARTVGMTLGAAVVALLFDLYGDHGAHAAMVCATILAALGGGVSLLRVRAKARAG; encoded by the coding sequence ATGACGCAACCGATCGCCCCTGTCGCGCCGCTGGCCGAAGGCCTTTGCGCGAGCGCACGCCGCATTGCCGTTCCATCGATTCTGCTCGGCACCTTCCTCGGCAATCTCGATGCCTCGATTGCCAACGTGGCATTGCCGACTATCGCGCGCGATCTGGTCGCCGATCCCGCCTCGACGGTGTGGGTTGTCAACGCTTACCAACTGATTTTTGCGATGGCCGTGCTGCCGCTGGCGGCGCTGGGCGAAAAGCTCGGTTATCGGCGCGTGTTCCTGTTCGGTGTGGCCGGGTTCACGCTGGCGTCGCTCGGCTGTGCACTTGCCCCGTCGCTCTCGTGGCTCGTCGCTGCGCGCGTGGTGCAGGGGCTGTGCGGTGCATGCATGTCGACCATCGTCCCCGCGTTGCTGCGCATGGTGTTTCCGCCGCATATGGGCGGACGCGCGATCTCGCTGCTGGCGCTGACCGTCGCGCTGTCGACGGCGGCCGGGCCGAGCGTGGCGGCGGTCATTCTCACGCTGGGCGACTGGCGCTGGCTGTTCGCCATCAATCTGCCCATCGGACTGGTCGCGCTGGGCGCGTCGTACCGGTTCCTGCCGCGCACGCCGGGGGCCGAGCGGCGCATCGACGTGCCCGGTGCGTTGCTCAATGCCGCGACACTCGCGCTCATCATCATCGGACTCGGCCATGTCGGCGAAGCCGGGCATCATGGTGCCGCTGCGTTGCAGATCGCGCTCGGGCTGGCCGTGGCGGTGGTGCTTGTGCGTCATCAGCGCAGTCGTCAGGCACCCCTGTTGCCGCTCGATCTGATGCGCGTGCCGGTGCTGGCGTTGTCGTCACTGACGTCCGTCGCCTGTTATATGGCGCAAACGCTGGCGTACGTCGGCATGCCGTTTCTGTTGCAGCACACGTTCTCGCGCAGTGAGGCGACGACGGGCCTGCTGATAACGCCGTGGCCGCTGGTGATCGTGTTTATCGCGCCGCTCGCGGGGCGGCTGTCGGATCGCTTCGACAGCGCGCGCATGAGTGCGCTGGGGCTGGGCGTGTTCGCGGTGGGGCTGGCATCGCTGGCGTGGCTGCCCACAGACGCGAGCGACTGGGGCATCGCCTGGCGTATGGTGATTTGCGGGGTAGGCTTCGGCTTCTTCCAGACGCCGAACAACCGCATCATCATGATGGGCGCGCCGCGCGAGCGCAGCGGCGCGGCAAGCGGTCTGATGACGATTGCCCGGACCGTCGGCATGACGCTCGGGGCGGCCGTGGTGGCGCTGCTGTTCGATCTCTATGGCGATCACGGCGCGCACGCAGCGATGGTGTGCGCGACGATACTCGCGGCGCTGGGCGGTGGCGTCAGCCTGCTGCGGGTGCGGGCGAAGGCGCGCGCGGGCTGA